The genomic region CCGAGGCCGCCGATGACGATGACGACGAAAGAAAGCACGAGCGGATTGGTCCCCATCTCAAGCGTCGCCGCCGTCGGCGGGACGGCCATCGCGCCAGCGAAGCCCGCGAGAAAGGCTCCGAGTGCGAACACGAGCGTGAACACCCGGTCGGTACTGACGCCGATGGCAGTCGCCATCTCGCGGTCGATGGCCGTTGCTCTGATGATGCGCCCGGTCTTCGTGCGCTCGAAGAACCAGAACAGTCCCGCAACGACGGCCGTGCCGACGAAGATGACGAACACGTTGTAGGTCGGGTAGTTCAGCCCGACGAGTTCGCTCGTCGGGATTGCGTTGATAGCACTGTAGACGGCGTCGGTCCGTATCGAACTGTCCCCCCAGATGAACTTCTTCACGTCGAGGAGGATGAGCAAGAGAGCGAAGGTCAGGACTAGCTGGTACACTTGGTCGCGGTCGTAGATCTGACGCAGGAACACCGCTTCAAAGAGGGTCCCAACGGGGAGGAGGATGGCCGCCGTCACCAGCACGGCGGCGAGGACCGCGAGTATGAACACAGCGGTGCCGACGACGCCGCCGCCCGGCGGGCCGACGATACCGATAATAAACCCGAACACGCCGATGGCGGTGTACGCGCCCAGCGAGAACAGTTCCCCGTGGGCGAGGTTCAG from Haloarcula rubripromontorii harbors:
- a CDS encoding branched-chain amino acid ABC transporter permease, with protein sequence MAVTPTAALVQTLNGIQFGFILFMIASGLTVILGILDVLNLAHGELFSLGAYTAIGVFGFIIGIVGPPGGGVVGTAVFILAVLAAVLVTAAILLPVGTLFEAVFLRQIYDRDQVYQLVLTFALLLILLDVKKFIWGDSSIRTDAVYSAINAIPTSELVGLNYPTYNVFVIFVGTAVVAGLFWFFERTKTGRIIRATAIDREMATAIGVSTDRVFTLVFALGAFLAGFAGAMAVPPTAATLEMGTNPLVLSFVVIVIGGLGSLRGAFVGALLVGVIRSWMITLYPPGEIAAPFAIMALILLVKPEGLFGTWGETA